The DNA sequence atttaagggtttttttttttttttgctttttttaaaatcatgggtctgaaactgatatatatatttttaaatctttatctgAAACTGATATATTCTCCAACTTACCAGAGATTGTAAGCCTCTATCACAAACTGGATTCCACATTAGTTTGATAGGAATGGCTCTGCCAGTTTCTATACATAAGAGGTCTTATGAAAATCTTGTGGAAAAACATTCGAAATACTGAAGTTCTGAATATGATGAAAATCCATGGGTCCACAATTGAAATCACAGACAGGAAACGCAAGGCTAGAAGATCGTCCGATTCTTCAGTGGCATCCTGGACAGCTCCATAGTAGGAACGATActgtttgaagaaaaacattCCATTATGATATTGAAAGGTTGGTGACAGCAATGGATTCACTTTATGTCACTTACCTTTCTGTAAGAACATGGCAGCTTAACTTGGAATACTCATATTTGGTAAATTTATAAGTAGGTGAGGTCACTGAAGATGACGGGTGTGAGTGAGGAGTCTgagagatggagaaactgaggagtATATGGGAGACCCAGCATGATGGACCTCCTGTGGCTGTTGCACTTGCCATGCTCTGGTGTCTAGGTCCCAGCCAGACCATGAAGACCCACTGACAGCTTTCACATACAGGGTCACTACACTTCCATAAATACAGTCTCTCCAGCTAGTATCTTTACACCTGTATTTTATTCAATTCTTTCTTCTCTACCTGCTTCCTATCCTCTCTTATCAGTTTGCTTAGAAATAAGTCACACTTGGAAAACATCACCTATATCAAAGGGTCAATAATACTGAAATCAATGTGAAGATACGGGAAATACAACAATGAAAAGACATGAGGTGACTTGAAAAAGGAATAGTTCACCTCATGTGCTCACCTCAGTGCCCTAGTTCTCCTTGGTATAGATTGCTATCTTTCTGTGGTTGACATTCTCTTTTCAAGGTAGTGAGGAAAAAcgtgcaaaataaataaataaaagcctacTTACCTGTGTCTAGCTACCTATTGTCTTGGTCTTCCCTGAGGTCCTAAAGCCTCCTGGAAACCCTAAAATGTGCCTCAGACCACAGCTCTTCCTGCCATTCAACCAACACTGTCTAGGTCAGTACTGCCATTGCCTCCTACTCAGGCTGAGGCTGGCCACTTGTTCTTTTTGCCATTAAACACCCTATGCCTCCTGAGATTCTAAATCCATAATGAGGCAAATGGACTCTAATGGAATGGAAACTATGCAAATGCAGCATTACTAGAAAATGATATGGATAAGTGCAGAATAGACCTATTCAAGGGAATCAAAGAGCATCTCCTGGAGAAGATGCTTCTTCCCATAACAGTTACTTTGCCTTTTCAATACTGCTCAATGGAGCATTTCAGCAGGCTCAGCCACCCCAATCTAATGTACTTTAGGAAAATGTCCACATTGGACTCAGCTGTTACTTACATCTCAATGCCTTCTTCCATAACTATTGCTTAATAACactaatagcaataataatgactAATGCCCACATAAATCCTACTGTCCCTGGGCACAGTTctaagcacttttaaaaatttatctttagccctcccccacaaaaaaaatctatgaagtaCAGTCATTATCCCTATATTACAGATATGTAAACTGATTATATACTCAGATCACACCTTCCTTCAAGGTCTACCCCAAATATTATACCCTTTACAAAATTATCTGAGGTGGTAGCTAAGCCCAGTCCACTTTAGGGTCTGTCTGGATTAGAATCCGCTGATGTGTGACTTCAGGGAAATTACTGTTTCCTCATATTTACAGTGGAAATTATTGTACCTACCTTCTGAGCGATTTTTGTGAAGTCTGAAGTGAGATGGTATGAGGCAAACCTTGAGCTCAGGATCTAGCATATAAGACTCAATAATtagctaatattatttttttcagtttggagTGTCTCCTGTCCTCTGCTAAATTTCCCTATGGTCCCACTCATCGATTTAGGGCTTATGTAGTTGCATGTGATATTTCTCTCAATTTATATCTCCACAATAAACTATAGAGTGTCTTGGATTTCTATATACCAGATGTGTGCTGAATGAATATGTGGATGACAATAAACTCTATGActaagttgattttaaaaagcagttgacatgagtttgtttttacatttgcCCCATTCTCTTCAAAGTGGAGTACAGCACAATATAATTCCAATTATGCAAGAATGCTTGATTAGTGGTATCTGGGTAACTGAATGATACTCTTATAATTAcaacaaatcattttatttctatgcagtgtTTACCATGTCAGTTCTATTAATGTatcagagggagaaaaagaaagagagaaggggggagggagggagggaggaaaggggagaggaagggaggaaggaggagggagggaggaaaggggggagggagagagtgtgtgtgtattgctagggactgaacctatgacctcacacatgctaggccagtgctctactactaagctacacccctgCTGGGTTATCTGTGTTTTCAAGTCACTAGATTTGTATTAGAAGAATGTTGTTCTACACCTGGCATTTTAAAAGTGGTTCAATTATATAAAGACAGCATGAGAAGACTACCTTCTGATGGATATAGAAGTCGTTGAGAAAATGTTGTCATTGCCAACCAGGTGGAGACTTGGCAGGCCATCCCTGCTGCGGAGGTCTCCATCTGATGACCTCTTCTACCCAGTTCATCATCATAACACCCTAGTATGTGCCTTCCTCTCTAGCCCTTTAATCTACTTTAACCCCTTTCCTCTGGGCCCTTCTTTTGTCTCCCATCCCTTATATGTTTCTAACCTCCTCTTTGAAAGGAGcatctcatttattctttctgcCACCAAAATGGCATACACACAAGATCTGTCTCAATGCATGCAGGATGTCCTCTACCACTTCTCCGGTTCCACCGATTCTGGAAGAAATAATCACACAAGCTCGTATTTATCGTTATCCAGCTTTTAAACTGCTCAAGAGTTATGACTCATTTCTACATACACACCCCCTCTCATCCATCTCTGCTCCCCCTCCAACCTCCAATATATTGTGGTTTTCTAAGATAAAAAGAATCTGGAGAAAGTATATTATTCACATTAGAGAATGTGCTGCAAACTGCCTCTAAAGCTCATTACATATTCTGTATATTTCCTGCTGTACAAAAttgcaaatttgaaaattcaatcTACTCATTTTACTCTAATCCAGCAATATTGTGAAGTGAATGTTAAAAATCATACTCAAGATTAGggtgagagtgtagctcagtggtaaagtacttgcagAGCATGCTTATggccctgggttaatccccagcactggaaacaaAAAATTTTTCACTGGCCTGATGAAATACAATAATTATGTTACGAGTATGTTGGATATAGGCTTATTTTTCTAGTTGCTAGTTCCATTCCTTGGATGAGTGGTTTTCAAGTGTGAGGTCTCAAATACCCATTGAGTGTGGCAAAGAAGTCAAAACTTTTCATAAaactgttatttatatttttcattctcattctgTAGAAGGTGTGCAGTGAGTTTTATGGAGGCTGTATAAATGTGATGACATCACCACTTCTGTGGCTAATGGCATTAATCTGTGCTTGTGTATTCTTGGGTTTTTTCGGACCTTTCTAGATTGAGAGTACACTTGTGTATTTTCAGAGACTGTTTCAAGTACTTCTTACATTTAAtatgcttttttgttttagttgctaAAATCTCTATAACTTTATATCATTCACTAAGTCATTTTGAAATCTCACCGTTTTCCTTGAACCTGTATTAAAACATGAGAAGTAGACTTTGATATCTTCTTtgcaatagtatttttaaaaattcttagttttaataTCTTATATGATAAATACTGATAGATATTatcaacataaataaaaaccCTCTGGGTTTCTATGATTTTTTAAGAGTATAAAGGGGTACTGAAATGATGAAGAATTTGAGAACCATAACCTTAGACTATAACACTATTTCCCAAGGAGATATATCTCTTGATTAATTTGCTATATCCAGGAAGCAATAATAAGAAATGTAAGCTATAATTAGTAATAAGAGTAATGTTAATTATTGAACACAGGCACTGGTTTggggacacacacatacacacacacacacacacatattgtacATGCTATATAttccttatttaaaatgcttgagaccaaaagtgtttcagatttaagatttatttacttatttatttggatttttgtaGTATTTGTATATAGATAATGAAATATCTTGGTGATGGAAGTCTAAATgagattttcatttgtttcatatgGACCTTGTACACTTAgtttgaaagtaattttatacaAATTTTGAGTGTGCCAGAGTTTTGACAAAAAACTGTCACATGAGGttaggtgtggaattttccacttgtgataTCATGTTGATTATCAGAATTTTCAGATTTGGAGCATGTGGATTTGGGGATTAGGGATATTCTACctatgtgtgtctgtgcatgtgtgtgtgtgtgtgtgtgtgtgtgtgtgtgtaattttaaatCTTCATATCTATCTTACAGAAAACAGTatgattattcttattttacagacgAGAAAGCTGACATCAGAGGATAAACAAGTGCCAATCCTTTGCCAGTAAGTAATGAAGCCTGATTCAAATCCATGTCCTACACCAAAACCTTTGTCCTTTCTAGAAAACGATGATTCTTGTGAAGAATTCTATCAATATTACACATATTTGGAACTTCAAAagttttttagaaaaatcatctTCAAGtccattattttctttgcttctcaCTATACTTTTATGAGTTATTCAAATCTCCTTAGAGACATGTCCAAATGCAATGCTCTTACCACTGTATTATGTTACTTTCTGTGTTATTTTTACTATAACATTCAAGCTCAGGtcaaaaatttcatggtttgGCTAATGTCTGCTTTATCAGAGCCTAGGTTAAGTGAGGTTTCAACTAAGGTGGTCTgcaaacattttctataaaggaCCAACCAATAAATATTTCAGGTCTTAAAGACCAAGAGGCAAAATCATTACTATGTGGTAGTACCAAGataatgagagagaaagaaaaaatacatttccaCAATTTTTATTGATGACATTTAGGATGCAATAATAATTAGGCACAATTTTTAGAATACAAATTTACTATGGAgaagaataaaactttttaatgGAATAGAATTTGGCTTAGTTGGGACTTAAAGGTCTGGGTTGGTTGCAAATATTCATTGGTAACTATTATTAACTTCAGGGCTGTACATAAAATAGCGGGCAGGGCAGACTTTGCCTGTGGGCTTTTGTTTGCCAACTCCTGTTTAGAATGTGGTTCCACCAATGCCATCCCTGAACCAGCAGTTTCAGCTTCACCTGGAAACttgttaagaataaaaattagggctaaggatgtggttcagtggtaaagtacatgtctagcatgtgtgaggtttaGGTTAACCCCTTGctctggaagaaaaacaaaaacaaacaaacattttttaaaaacctaaaaacatCCTAAAGAAATCCTGGGGGTGTGGAACCCAGTAATCTTTCTTTTTACAGCCTGCTGACGATTCTGAGcatgctaaagtttgagaaccattggTGAATCTATCTACTACGTCTACCTCTGCCTTTTTATATAGAcattgactgattgattgatgGAGTTCTGATCCTAATCCTGCATGATAGTGCTACAGGTTATGCGTCCTCCACACATTGAGATCttcatttaaaggaaaatcaCTTTACATCTCCCTTTGATTCCCCATTGAAAATAATATCCAGAATTGCTATATCCTGGTAAGAAATTAACTTTCCTAGTCCCATAAGTCTCTGATTCCAAAGACTTTGAACTGGCTATTATTATAATTCATTCAAATGTAGTTTTTGCTGAACAGGTACTTTGGAggtgggagagagggggaggagctATACTGAAAAAGTCTTCTCCTATGCCAGCCACTTCCAGGTGTCTGGGCCCCCAGGAATGAAAACCCTCAATACTGGAGGTAATTCAAACCCCTCAGTAACTTGAAACCCAAGATAATGGCCTTCATGCCAACTCACTTGCCAGAATAGAAACAAAACCTGTCAAGGCAGGTTGTCAAAAGGACACCACCAGCTGTAACCACATACAAACAGCCTCTTAGCCTGTACCACACCTCCTCGCGGGGTGGCACCAGAAACAGTTGCAACAGAGCATCCAAGTTCACTCACGAGTTTTCCCAAACTAAATCTGCAAACCAATGGGGAAGAATTCAACTGTCCCTTAGTTCCTTTCCACCCCAACACCCAGAGAAGAACCCTCAGACGCCATTCGTCCATTTCTTACACCATTAAAACCATGAGCAcatctaaagaaataaaacttcaccTAGCCATCAGGAAAAGCAGAGGAACCGTATTGTCACGGAAAGACCGAACTTCTCCAAGGTTTGAAGGATTTTTGCCCCTGAGAGCTCCCCAGAGGGAAGCAGACAGGAGGGAGTCCTGTCACAATGGAAAGGGTTTTGCTGGGTCATGACATACCAtttgtcttctttcccttttcctgaccTTCCCTCTTCTCGTTCAGCGAATTGGACTTTATCTTAGGGCTGTGGAGGGAATCCGACTTGAGGAGCACAGTAACAAACCCTCCTGGCCCAGGACGCAGCTCCTCTTGTGCGGTCGCGGGGTTCACCGGGTTCCACCCTTCCAGCCCGGCACTAGCGGCCCAACACGCCCCAGTTCCCCACAACCTTGCTCCCAGCTACTCACAATTAAAGGCACAGAGCACATAGTGAAGAGCACGGTCATGAGGGCCAGCAGCAGGAGGTGATCCAGCTCCTCCAAGGGATGTGAGGATGCTACCTTCTTCTCCGCGCCTGGCTCTGCGATGTCCCTGAGTCCACAGCGCGTGTGTCGTCTCAGTCGCTGGTGCATAGTGTAAAGGTTGCGCATCGCCCCCAGGTTGCACAGAACGATGGCAAGAACCACCAGCGCCATGAGCGTGGAGTAGAGAACAGAGTAGACCACCACCCAGATCGAGTCATCGCGGACCATCCGGATGAAGCACCAGGTGCCCGGGCAGTACTGAATGAACTTCCCAAAACCCATCAAGGGCAGTGCACAGAAAACCAGGCAGAATGCACCCACCACCGGAGCCACGAGTACGCCCCGGCGTAGGGTGATGTGCCTTTGGTAGAAGAAGGGGTGACCCAGGGAAAGCCAGCACTCCAGAGCCATGGCCAGGAGCTGTAACGTCGATGCGAGCCCAAAGAAAGACATGAAGAAAGCGAAGGTTTGGCACAGCGACTCGTCGCCGGACGCAGGCATTAGCCCCCGCAGGCTCCGATTTTGCGCATAGGCAGCCAGAACCACCGGGCTTATCAGGCACTTGCCCAGCAAGTCGGTGATGGTCAGGCCGCACACCAGCACGTAGAATACCGAGGGCGGCGGGCGCCGCAGGCGCGGTCGGCAAGACCCTAGCCCTGAGCGCGccagcagccccagggccagCAGGTTGCCCAGGAGGCCAGCACTGAACAGTACCCCGCCCATCGTCGCTGAGTTGCCTTTCTCCACCCAGGTGGTGTTCTGGCATGGATAGAAGGGAGACTTCATGGTGGGCGGGCTCGAGTGGAGCCGGTGGGAGGGCGTGAGCCCCGGTGCCCCGGTGCCGAGAAGCCCCCTGCGATTCCCCGCGCCGCTCTGGTGAAGAGGCTGAACTGTAAAGGAAGCTCTGCGGGCGGCAGGGTGTTCCCCACAGTAGGCGCCTCCTATCTAAACTCTCCCGTCACACCCTTTTTCGAGGGCGGGACGCGCCTCTCGGTGAGCACTCGCGGCTATTCCAGAGCTTGGAACAGCGGAGCTAAACG is a window from the Urocitellus parryii isolate mUroPar1 chromosome 6, mUroPar1.hap1, whole genome shotgun sequence genome containing:
- the Ptgdr gene encoding prostaglandin D2 receptor codes for the protein MKSPFYPCQNTTWVEKGNSATMGGVLFSAGLLGNLLALGLLARSGLGSCRPRLRRPPPSVFYVLVCGLTITDLLGKCLISPVVLAAYAQNRSLRGLMPASGDESLCQTFAFFMSFFGLASTLQLLAMALECWLSLGHPFFYQRHITLRRGVLVAPVVGAFCLVFCALPLMGFGKFIQYCPGTWCFIRMVRDDSIWVVVYSVLYSTLMALVVLAIVLCNLGAMRNLYTMHQRLRRHTRCGLRDIAEPGAEKKVASSHPLEELDHLLLLALMTVLFTMCSVPLIYRSYYGAVQDATEESDDLLALRFLSVISIVDPWIFIIFRTSVFRMFFHKIFIRPLMYRNWQSHSYQTNVESSL